Proteins encoded within one genomic window of Methanothrix harundinacea 6Ac:
- a CDS encoding B12-binding domain-containing radical SAM protein, whose amino-acid sequence MPPKVLFTTVYKNDPEPYDYIGSNARSKWFRFSWPRIQSFGLRFLKQNIPEIEILEYPTFEDYKKRLAEGWDVVGFSFYLNETCEILEMVEAARASGKAGELWAGNYGALTPQIQDKFDRIFEGYAEGAVAPYFGRKIEQNQVLHPPLIEYLATPFKKKLNIYGIMFTTRGCGVGCKFCQTPKFCNRPHPVPLESLERVISYYKEHEINVVLIEDENFGANRRHADRVVDLLDEYGMVWGCMARADYLRKKIPEWVEMRAKPDPATGRKPRMVKGFAGAAIGIENLHQEKLDDINKKEGTEDVLETVRLLQKYGLGTVGYYMIGFPDDTKESLRKDIADLASLKLDITQICIMTPLPQTKLWDELDEQFGIFEEDWHKFDMKHLVWNHPNIPPKEMEEILSWSLKRVYNRLTPLRTSYRVWANAYRYAGIDGMKEVASYVSRANRFDFHPEKPWFLEPEARR is encoded by the coding sequence ATGCCCCCCAAGGTCCTCTTCACCACCGTTTACAAGAACGACCCGGAGCCCTACGACTACATAGGCTCCAACGCCCGGTCGAAGTGGTTTCGGTTCAGCTGGCCTCGGATCCAGTCCTTCGGCCTGCGCTTCCTCAAGCAGAACATCCCCGAGATCGAGATTTTGGAGTACCCGACCTTCGAGGATTATAAGAAGCGGCTCGCCGAGGGCTGGGACGTCGTCGGCTTCTCCTTCTACTTGAACGAGACGTGCGAGATCTTGGAGATGGTCGAGGCGGCCCGGGCCTCGGGGAAGGCCGGCGAGCTCTGGGCAGGAAACTACGGCGCTTTGACGCCCCAAATTCAGGACAAATTCGACCGGATCTTCGAGGGGTACGCCGAGGGGGCGGTCGCCCCCTACTTCGGCCGCAAGATCGAGCAGAATCAGGTCTTGCATCCGCCGCTGATCGAGTACCTGGCAACCCCCTTCAAGAAGAAGCTGAACATCTACGGGATCATGTTCACGACGAGGGGCTGCGGCGTCGGCTGCAAGTTCTGCCAGACCCCCAAGTTCTGCAACAGGCCCCATCCCGTCCCCCTGGAGAGCCTGGAGCGGGTCATCTCCTACTACAAGGAGCATGAGATCAACGTCGTCCTGATCGAGGACGAGAACTTCGGAGCCAACCGCCGCCACGCCGACCGGGTCGTCGACCTCCTCGACGAGTACGGGATGGTCTGGGGGTGCATGGCCCGGGCCGACTATCTGAGGAAGAAAATACCCGAATGGGTCGAGATGAGGGCGAAGCCCGACCCGGCTACGGGGAGAAAGCCCCGGATGGTGAAGGGGTTTGCGGGGGCTGCCATCGGGATCGAGAACCTCCACCAGGAGAAGCTCGACGACATCAACAAGAAGGAGGGGACCGAGGACGTCCTGGAGACGGTGAGGCTCCTCCAGAAGTATGGTCTGGGAACGGTGGGCTACTACATGATCGGGTTTCCCGACGACACAAAGGAGTCCCTTCGAAAGGACATCGCCGACCTCGCGAGCCTCAAGCTCGACATAACCCAGATCTGCATCATGACGCCACTTCCCCAGACGAAGCTCTGGGACGAGCTCGACGAACAGTTTGGGATCTTCGAGGAGGACTGGCACAAGTTCGACATGAAGCACCTCGTCTGGAACCATCCGAACATACCGCCAAAGGAGATGGAGGAGATCCTCAGCTGGTCCCTAAAGCGCGTCTACAACCGGCTGACGCCCCTGCGGACCAGCTATCGGGTCTGGGCGAACGCCTACCGGTACGCCGGGATCGACGGGATGAAGGAGGTCGCATCCTACGTCTCCCGGGCGAACCGGTTCGACTTCCACCCCGAGAAGCCGTGGTTCTTGGAGCCGGAGGCGAGACGGTAA
- a CDS encoding B12-binding domain-containing radical SAM protein: protein MKVLLLSSPVVQPDFDRIARIPNYGLVSIAGNVDDLCTVDVADLHGVKRPREYLEGILRNGYDLVGLSCMSFQYHAVLPLAKMAKESGAATVFGGYHPTLNYDEIGESPEGRLSDYIVRGEGEATFRELIEAIDDGRDLAGVRGLSYWGGDKMVHNPPRPVLDVSDIELPNRDCRLITKGFQSFGIPIDSVETSRGCTNGCKFCSIQQMYGRSFRRYPFDRILDDIRDAEAHGARSIFFPDDNMTLDVKRMERLCDAIVEAGLSHLKYKVQASARGIGSSRRLVQKMAASGFDGVFLGIENTSRDNLRFLGKGKMSDNADKAIEYMHDNEIIVSAGLIGGNPEDDAEDLWSNFELARKLKVDIPIFYINTPYPKTEMREELKEMGLIACDDYRFYDGLHANLNTKYLTAEEVQYITWEMNAKYYDLSWFRYNKIKRVYPKWFLRETLRLVPFYAKRKLGLLLGLKTPRDYFREDLERGELCKGVA from the coding sequence ATGAAGGTACTACTGCTCTCCTCGCCGGTCGTCCAGCCCGACTTCGACCGGATCGCGCGGATCCCGAACTACGGCCTCGTCTCCATCGCCGGAAACGTCGACGACCTCTGCACCGTCGACGTCGCCGACCTCCACGGAGTGAAGAGGCCGAGGGAGTATCTCGAAGGGATCTTGAGGAACGGCTACGACCTCGTCGGCTTAAGCTGCATGAGCTTTCAGTACCACGCCGTCCTCCCCCTGGCCAAAATGGCGAAGGAGAGCGGCGCTGCGACGGTCTTCGGCGGCTACCACCCGACCCTAAACTACGACGAAATCGGCGAGAGCCCCGAGGGGCGCCTTTCCGACTACATCGTCCGGGGAGAGGGGGAGGCGACCTTCCGGGAGTTGATCGAAGCCATCGACGACGGCCGCGACCTCGCCGGCGTCCGGGGCCTCTCGTACTGGGGAGGGGATAAGATGGTCCATAACCCCCCCCGCCCCGTTCTGGATGTCTCGGATATTGAGCTACCCAACCGCGACTGTCGGCTGATCACCAAGGGATTTCAGAGCTTCGGCATACCAATCGACTCCGTCGAGACGAGCCGGGGGTGCACCAACGGCTGCAAGTTCTGCTCCATCCAGCAGATGTACGGCCGATCCTTCCGCAGGTACCCCTTCGATCGAATCCTGGACGACATCCGGGATGCCGAGGCCCACGGGGCGAGGTCGATCTTCTTTCCCGACGACAACATGACCCTGGACGTCAAAAGGATGGAGCGGCTCTGCGACGCCATCGTCGAGGCCGGCCTCTCCCACCTCAAGTACAAGGTCCAGGCCTCGGCCCGGGGGATCGGGTCGAGCCGGAGGCTCGTCCAGAAGATGGCCGCCTCCGGCTTTGACGGGGTATTTCTGGGGATCGAGAACACCAGCCGCGATAACCTGCGGTTTTTGGGGAAGGGGAAGATGTCCGACAACGCCGATAAGGCGATCGAGTACATGCACGATAACGAGATCATCGTCTCTGCGGGGCTGATCGGAGGAAACCCCGAGGACGACGCCGAGGACCTCTGGTCGAACTTCGAGCTGGCTCGAAAGCTCAAAGTGGACATACCGATCTTCTACATCAACACCCCCTACCCCAAGACGGAGATGCGAGAAGAACTAAAGGAGATGGGGCTCATCGCCTGCGACGACTACCGGTTCTACGACGGCCTCCACGCCAACCTGAATACAAAATATCTCACCGCCGAAGAAGTCCAGTACATCACGTGGGAGATGAACGCGAAGTACTACGACCTCTCGTGGTTTCGGTACAACAAGATCAAGAGGGTCTACCCGAAGTGGTTCCTGAGGGAGACGCTACGGCTCGTCCCCTTCTACGCCAAAAGGAAGCTCGGCCTCCTCCTGGGCCTCAAGACCCCCCGGGACTACTTCAGAGAGGACCTGGAGCGGGGGGAGCTGTGCAAGGGGGTGGCCTGA
- a CDS encoding glucokinase, translated as MKSNGAIDEMKTRIHQPDFDVGQFEGFVLGGDVGGTNTNIAVAGVREGKATLLYSAHFESRRLTSLAPAIREALDYGRVKYGIEVVRGVVGVAGPVTDPRKAKPTNLPWTVDAEEMRREFGFEEFRIENDFQIIGRGIESLKETDLFSAKGGDPAFGDGRAVIGAGTGLGKAILVYDGEKYRPVPSEGGHADFPIQDHFDLDLADFIRGGRDTPASYEDLLSGRGIEVIYDFLKGRRGRTDLTAEIEEAEDKAAAISKQRKTDPLCRETFAVYARCFGRCAKNFVLEAVATGGLYIAGGIAAKNREVFASTEFSTEFLNAEKQRHLLERTPVSVITNYDVSLYGACNAAVHPSD; from the coding sequence ATGAAGAGCAACGGGGCGATAGATGAGATGAAGACGAGGATCCACCAGCCGGATTTCGACGTAGGTCAGTTCGAAGGCTTCGTCCTCGGCGGGGACGTCGGAGGGACGAACACCAACATCGCCGTCGCCGGGGTGAGGGAGGGGAAGGCCACCCTCCTCTACTCCGCCCACTTCGAGAGCCGAAGGCTCACCTCCCTCGCACCGGCGATCCGGGAGGCCCTCGATTATGGCCGGGTGAAATACGGGATTGAGGTCGTCCGGGGCGTCGTCGGGGTTGCGGGTCCCGTCACCGACCCCAGAAAGGCGAAGCCTACGAACCTCCCCTGGACGGTGGACGCCGAGGAGATGAGGAGGGAGTTCGGCTTTGAGGAGTTCAGGATAGAGAACGACTTTCAGATCATCGGACGGGGGATCGAATCCCTGAAGGAAACCGACCTCTTCTCTGCGAAGGGGGGCGATCCGGCCTTCGGCGACGGACGGGCGGTGATCGGCGCCGGGACCGGCCTCGGCAAGGCGATCCTGGTCTATGACGGCGAAAAATACAGACCTGTCCCCAGCGAAGGGGGGCACGCGGACTTTCCGATCCAGGATCATTTCGACCTCGACCTCGCCGATTTCATCCGGGGCGGGAGAGATACCCCCGCCAGCTACGAGGACCTCCTCTCGGGGCGGGGGATCGAGGTGATCTACGATTTTCTGAAGGGGAGGCGCGGTCGGACGGATCTGACCGCCGAGATCGAGGAGGCCGAGGATAAGGCCGCCGCCATCTCAAAGCAGAGAAAGACAGACCCCCTATGCCGCGAGACCTTCGCCGTCTACGCGAGGTGCTTCGGCAGGTGCGCCAAGAACTTCGTCCTGGAGGCGGTCGCCACCGGCGGCCTCTACATCGCCGGGGGGATCGCCGCCAAAAATAGAGAGGTCTTCGCGTCGACAGAGTTCTCCACCGAGTTTCTGAACGCCGAGAAGCAGCGCCACCTTCTGGAGAGGACTCCGGTTAGTGTCATCACAAACTATGACGTGAGCCTCTATGGGGCCTGCAACGCTGCTGTTCACCCATCTGATTGA
- a CDS encoding HEAT repeat domain-containing protein, with product MKLKPIFVLLIIAALAGLVAADQVDDAIAYLKDPEWGLRAGGAASLGNLGDPRAIDPLIEALSDEVSMVRVHAASSLVKLGRPEYLDRVILALEDEDKWVRGWAATHLGDIGDPRAIVPLREALRDEDPWVRSKASDALGKIIEATGDDEGVEEEKEEEKDGASEEDDELSRLLYDLEHGDPEERVAAALSLGEMGDARAVGPLIEALKDVEWEVRGAAVIALAGIGDDRAVDPVIGALLDEDPAVRTLAAAALGRLADPRGFEPLTDALLGEIGGAGAVDHLAEALGDGNWSVRAMAAEALGRIGDPRALGPLIAALGDENATVRLIAAGVLGGSGSPEAIDPLIEALKDGEPAVRAAAVYALGEMGDDPRAIDGLISSLKDDDPALRIYGAMILGGLGDERAVSPLIDLLKDDEPEVRAMAGVALGDIGSEKAAGPLIDLLEDEAPEVRAGAAQALATVGDERATRPLIEALGDEEASVRSWASLALGSIGGPEAVDPLIAGLGDEDEGVRTVAAAALAEIGGDAVDPLIKALEEEDPSVQIWAAWALGEIGDPKAVDPLIEALKNEDQAVRLMAVVGLAGFDDDRRAEPLIAALADEDEVVRFAAAAALAEIGDPRAEEPLKKALEDEDPDVRRKAAEALDRLEGV from the coding sequence ATGAAACTTAAGCCGATTTTTGTATTATTGATCATCGCGGCGCTGGCGGGCCTGGTCGCCGCAGACCAGGTGGACGATGCCATAGCGTACCTGAAGGACCCGGAATGGGGGCTGCGGGCCGGAGGGGCAGCGAGCCTCGGAAATCTCGGCGACCCCCGGGCGATCGACCCCCTCATCGAGGCCCTATCCGATGAGGTCTCCATGGTCCGAGTCCATGCAGCAAGCTCTCTAGTCAAGCTCGGCAGGCCCGAATATCTGGACCGGGTGATCCTGGCCCTCGAGGACGAGGACAAATGGGTCCGGGGGTGGGCTGCGACCCATCTTGGGGATATCGGAGATCCGAGGGCCATCGTCCCCCTCAGAGAAGCCCTCCGGGATGAGGACCCGTGGGTCAGGTCGAAGGCCTCCGACGCCCTGGGAAAGATAATTGAAGCTACCGGCGATGACGAAGGGGTTGAAGAAGAAAAAGAAGAGGAAAAAGATGGGGCGTCAGAAGAAGATGACGAGCTATCCCGCCTCTTATACGATCTGGAGCACGGCGATCCAGAGGAGCGGGTGGCCGCCGCCCTCTCTCTGGGAGAGATGGGCGATGCGAGGGCCGTCGGACCCCTCATCGAAGCCCTCAAGGACGTCGAATGGGAGGTCCGCGGGGCTGCGGTGATCGCCCTGGCCGGCATCGGAGACGATAGAGCGGTCGATCCCGTCATCGGCGCTCTTCTGGACGAGGACCCGGCCGTCCGGACTCTGGCGGCTGCCGCCCTGGGAAGGCTCGCTGATCCGAGGGGTTTCGAGCCTCTCACCGACGCCCTCCTGGGAGAGATAGGAGGGGCCGGGGCCGTCGATCACCTTGCCGAGGCCCTCGGAGATGGGAACTGGTCCGTCAGGGCGATGGCGGCAGAGGCCCTGGGAAGGATCGGGGATCCGAGGGCGCTCGGCCCCCTGATAGCCGCTCTAGGAGATGAGAACGCCACCGTCCGGCTGATCGCAGCAGGAGTCCTCGGCGGATCGGGATCACCGGAGGCTATCGATCCTCTCATCGAGGCTCTGAAGGACGGAGAGCCCGCCGTCAGAGCGGCAGCGGTCTACGCCCTCGGCGAGATGGGGGATGATCCGAGAGCCATCGACGGCCTCATCTCATCTCTCAAAGACGACGATCCTGCCCTTCGGATATATGGAGCAATGATCCTCGGGGGCCTGGGAGATGAGAGGGCTGTCAGCCCGCTGATCGATCTTCTAAAAGACGACGAGCCGGAGGTGAGGGCGATGGCGGGGGTCGCCCTCGGGGATATCGGTAGCGAGAAGGCGGCGGGCCCCCTGATAGACCTCCTCGAAGATGAGGCGCCGGAGGTGAGAGCCGGGGCCGCCCAAGCCCTGGCGACCGTCGGGGACGAGAGGGCGACAAGACCACTCATCGAGGCCCTGGGGGACGAGGAAGCGAGCGTCAGGAGCTGGGCGTCCCTCGCCCTCGGCTCCATCGGCGGCCCTGAGGCCGTCGATCCCTTGATCGCCGGACTCGGCGACGAGGATGAAGGGGTGAGGACCGTGGCGGCCGCGGCCCTGGCCGAGATAGGCGGCGATGCCGTCGATCCCCTCATAAAAGCTCTCGAGGAAGAGGACCCATCCGTCCAGATCTGGGCTGCCTGGGCTCTGGGGGAGATCGGCGACCCGAAGGCCGTCGATCCGCTTATAGAGGCTCTGAAGAACGAAGATCAGGCGGTGAGGCTGATGGCCGTCGTCGGACTCGCGGGGTTCGATGACGATAGAAGGGCGGAGCCGCTCATCGCCGCCCTAGCCGATGAGGACGAGGTGGTGAGGTTTGCGGCGGCCGCTGCCCTGGCCGAGATAGGAGACCCGAGGGCAGAAGAGCCCCTGAAGAAGGCGCTGGAGGACGAGGACCCCGATGTCCGCAGGAAGGCGGCGGAGGCGCTCGATAGGCTGGAGGGGGTTTAG
- a CDS encoding AlbA family DNA-binding domain-containing protein, which translates to MTLEDKPLDLLEESDIRALLDDEVPESKVIDYKRRLPGPSDLEKREFIRDVTSFANASGGHLVYGVAEENGVPVRIPGLPGIDPDEAILRLDSMVQTGIAPRIPGISMRAVPLKGKRFVIVVRIPKSWASPHMITKGSSKFYSRNSAGKYPLDVFEIRTAFSLSGSAAERMRSFRAEALGRVVAGETPAAVGPGPKMVFSVIPLGAFEPAARFDVSSIVQRYRSGKGALPLPLTGLFSGWRYNFDGLLTYDDRGSYVQVYESGIVEAVDSVILGGVGREIPGVRYEEALLEALPRYARFLEFLGVEPPIFTTLTLLGVKGCTLRAEGSDALGEVEIDRDALLVPEIMIEGFDYDAEEVLRPAFDAVWRAAGWERSMNYDSKGHRIGRR; encoded by the coding sequence ATGACCCTCGAAGATAAGCCCCTCGACCTCCTGGAGGAGTCGGACATCAGGGCCCTTTTAGACGACGAGGTCCCGGAGAGCAAGGTCATCGACTACAAGAGGCGGCTTCCCGGCCCCTCGGACCTGGAGAAGAGGGAGTTTATACGGGACGTCACCTCGTTTGCCAACGCCTCCGGGGGCCACCTCGTCTACGGGGTCGCCGAGGAGAACGGCGTCCCCGTGAGGATCCCGGGGCTCCCCGGGATCGACCCCGACGAGGCGATCCTCCGCCTCGACAGCATGGTCCAGACGGGGATCGCCCCCCGGATCCCCGGGATATCCATGAGGGCCGTCCCCCTGAAGGGGAAACGTTTCGTCATCGTCGTCCGGATCCCCAAGAGCTGGGCCTCCCCCCACATGATCACCAAGGGATCCTCCAAGTTCTACTCTCGAAACTCAGCTGGAAAGTATCCCCTCGACGTCTTCGAGATCAGGACCGCCTTCTCCCTCTCCGGGTCCGCCGCCGAGAGGATGAGGAGCTTCCGGGCCGAGGCCCTGGGAAGGGTCGTCGCGGGGGAGACTCCGGCGGCCGTCGGGCCGGGGCCGAAGATGGTCTTCTCCGTCATCCCTCTGGGGGCCTTCGAGCCTGCCGCCAGGTTCGACGTCTCCTCCATAGTACAGAGGTACAGGAGCGGGAAGGGGGCCCTCCCCCTCCCCCTGACGGGGCTCTTCTCCGGCTGGCGGTACAACTTCGACGGCCTCCTCACCTACGACGACCGGGGCTCCTACGTCCAGGTCTACGAGAGCGGGATCGTCGAGGCCGTCGACTCCGTCATCCTCGGAGGCGTCGGTAGGGAGATTCCGGGCGTCCGGTACGAGGAGGCGCTCCTGGAGGCCCTCCCCCGGTACGCCCGGTTCCTGGAATTCCTAGGCGTCGAGCCTCCCATCTTCACCACCCTCACCCTCCTGGGGGTGAAGGGGTGCACCCTCAGGGCCGAGGGCTCCGACGCCCTCGGGGAGGTCGAGATCGACCGGGACGCCCTCCTCGTCCCCGAGATCATGATCGAGGGCTTCGACTACGACGCCGAGGAGGTCCTGAGGCCCGCCTTCGACGCCGTCTGGCGGGCCGCTGGCTGGGAGCGGTCGATGAACTACGACTCGAAAGGCCACCGGATCGGGAGGAGATGA
- a CDS encoding winged helix-turn-helix domain-containing protein: MTETTVESIFGSKAGLVWDALNENGPSTITEIMKATSLRREDVYGALGWLGRENKIAVEMRGRARVFSLQAW, translated from the coding sequence ATGACGGAGACGACGGTCGAATCGATATTTGGCTCCAAGGCGGGGCTCGTCTGGGACGCCCTGAACGAGAACGGGCCGAGCACCATCACCGAGATCATGAAGGCCACCTCCCTCAGGCGGGAGGATGTCTACGGCGCCCTGGGATGGCTGGGGCGGGAGAACAAGATCGCCGTGGAGATGCGGGGGAGGGCGAGGGTCTTCTCCTTGCAGGCGTGGTGA
- a CDS encoding SDR family NAD(P)-dependent oxidoreductase, translating to MKEERAGRLEGRTAIVTGSTYGIGEAIAKILAGEGAISIVTGRSEDEGGRVVEEIRSGGGAAEYYSLDVTSEKRVEEVARAVYEGYGRIDILVNNAGIGGPSKPTHEYTRREWERVFDVNVTGAFLCTKHVIPYMKRGGGGNIVYISSIYGIVGSQDNPAYHATKAANRIMAKTGALIYAKDNIRVNSVHPGFIWTPMVEEFLIEQSKELGVPLEDLKRELGARHPIGHLGEPEDIGYGVLYLVSDEAKFVTGSELIIDGGYTSR from the coding sequence ATGAAGGAAGAGAGAGCGGGCAGGCTTGAAGGACGGACGGCGATAGTGACTGGCTCGACTTACGGCATAGGGGAGGCGATAGCGAAGATCCTCGCCGGGGAGGGGGCGATCTCCATCGTCACCGGCAGGTCGGAGGATGAGGGGGGGCGGGTGGTCGAGGAGATCAGATCTGGAGGCGGCGCTGCAGAGTACTACAGCCTCGACGTCACTAGTGAGAAGAGGGTCGAGGAGGTGGCCAGGGCCGTCTACGAGGGCTACGGGAGGATCGACATCCTCGTCAACAACGCGGGGATCGGCGGCCCCAGCAAACCGACCCACGAGTACACCAGGAGAGAATGGGAGCGGGTCTTCGACGTCAACGTCACGGGAGCTTTCCTCTGCACAAAGCACGTCATCCCCTACATGAAGAGGGGTGGCGGCGGAAATATCGTCTACATCTCCTCTATATACGGGATCGTCGGGTCCCAGGACAACCCCGCCTACCACGCGACGAAGGCCGCAAACAGGATCATGGCCAAGACGGGCGCCCTCATTTATGCGAAGGACAATATAAGGGTGAACTCGGTCCATCCTGGCTTCATCTGGACGCCGATGGTCGAGGAGTTCCTAATAGAGCAGTCGAAGGAGCTGGGGGTGCCCCTCGAGGATCTGAAGAGGGAGCTTGGGGCAAGGCATCCGATAGGCCACCTCGGAGAGCCGGAAGATATCGGCTACGGCGTCCTTTACCTCGTATCCGACGAGGCCAAGTTCGTCACCGGCTCGGAGTTGATCATAGATGGGGGCTACACCAGCAGGTGA
- a CDS encoding mechanosensitive ion channel family protein has translation MMGEEMAAVAQESSSNLSASSPSEGVGEASEAISSALQAFGIDSSTIVHVILVLVLAYVATRIVAFLLTRFSERFHWLRLGIKMEIPLAKLAIYGFAVYHILGSVFQLSTNQLLAFSGLIGAAVGFGLKDLVAEVVGGIVIVLDKPYQIGDKVRVDGHYGEVTDIGLRATRLVSPDDSLIVVSNQRMISQALANANAGSLEMQVVIDLFIDSSSDASRAMKILRDAAVTSRYVYISSKRPVTILLKDRPFYRRVRARVYVNDLRYEFKFESDVTKRAWDAFLEAGIEPPKAMVMDPEGAASPAA, from the coding sequence ATGATGGGCGAGGAGATGGCGGCGGTGGCCCAGGAGTCGTCTTCGAACCTCTCGGCGTCTTCTCCCTCGGAGGGGGTCGGCGAGGCCTCCGAAGCGATCTCCTCGGCCCTCCAGGCCTTCGGGATCGACTCCTCCACCATCGTGCACGTCATCCTCGTCCTGGTCCTCGCCTACGTGGCGACCCGGATCGTCGCCTTCCTCCTGACGCGGTTCAGTGAGAGGTTCCACTGGCTCCGCCTCGGGATCAAGATGGAGATCCCTCTCGCGAAGCTCGCTATCTACGGCTTCGCCGTATACCACATCCTTGGATCCGTCTTCCAGCTCTCAACAAACCAGCTCTTAGCCTTCTCGGGGCTCATCGGCGCCGCCGTGGGCTTCGGCCTGAAGGATCTCGTCGCCGAGGTCGTTGGCGGGATCGTCATCGTCCTGGACAAGCCCTACCAGATCGGCGACAAGGTGAGGGTCGACGGCCACTACGGCGAGGTGACGGACATCGGCCTCCGGGCGACGAGGCTCGTCTCCCCCGACGACAGCCTGATCGTCGTCTCAAATCAGCGGATGATCAGCCAGGCCCTCGCCAACGCCAACGCCGGGAGCCTGGAGATGCAGGTCGTCATCGACCTCTTCATCGACTCGAGCTCTGATGCCTCAAGGGCGATGAAGATCCTGAGGGATGCGGCCGTCACCTCCCGGTACGTCTACATCTCCAGCAAGCGGCCGGTGACGATCCTCCTCAAGGACCGCCCCTTCTACAGGAGGGTGAGGGCCAGGGTCTACGTCAACGATCTCAGGTACGAGTTCAAGTTCGAGTCGGACGTGACGAAGCGGGCCTGGGACGCCTTCCTGGAGGCGGGGATTGAGCCCCCGAAGGCGATGGTGATGGACCCGGAGGGGGCCGCCTCCCCGGCGGCGTAG
- a CDS encoding DUF4268 domain-containing protein, translating to MDRDLGELKLLNVRFKWTNEATEFTPWLAEEDNLSRLGLALGLELELENTEVSVGPYSADILAKDIGNGKYVIIENQLEKTDHDHLGKAITYASFLDATAIVWIASDFTDEHKKALDWLNDHTSEELSFYGVKLELWQIDESRPAIRFNVVSRPIDIVRQIKVSDNLTEAKKLQLEFWTKFRDRLMKCKEIPSVQTPRPQYWYDVSLGKSGINLSNVANTYDNKIGVRVYISNRIADIVLPQLMEIRQKIEEEIGETLLWDPHPENRDKVIGLYRDANLAQKENWDEYLDWLTETTIKFRVIFSRVIRQLDFNRVVEEEPEHLENYL from the coding sequence ATGGATCGGGATCTAGGAGAATTGAAACTGTTAAATGTCCGATTTAAATGGACGAATGAGGCCACTGAATTCACTCCTTGGTTGGCAGAGGAAGACAACCTCTCAAGATTGGGTTTAGCGTTAGGGTTGGAGTTAGAACTTGAAAATACAGAAGTATCAGTTGGTCCGTATTCTGCCGACATTTTAGCTAAAGATATAGGCAATGGCAAATATGTTATTATTGAAAATCAATTAGAAAAGACTGATCATGATCACCTTGGAAAAGCAATAACATACGCATCTTTTTTGGATGCAACCGCAATTGTATGGATAGCCAGTGATTTTACGGATGAACATAAAAAGGCGCTTGATTGGTTGAACGATCATACTTCAGAAGAGCTTTCATTTTATGGGGTCAAATTAGAGTTATGGCAAATAGATGAATCGAGACCTGCGATTCGTTTCAATGTGGTTAGTAGACCAATAGACATTGTCAGGCAAATTAAAGTTTCTGATAATTTGACTGAAGCAAAAAAATTGCAGCTTGAATTTTGGACTAAATTTAGAGACAGATTGATGAAGTGCAAAGAAATTCCGTCGGTACAAACTCCGCGCCCGCAATATTGGTATGATGTCTCTCTTGGCAAATCCGGTATAAATCTATCTAATGTAGCCAATACATATGATAATAAAATTGGTGTAAGAGTATATATAAGTAACAGAATTGCGGATATCGTCCTTCCTCAGCTTATGGAGATAAGGCAAAAAATAGAGGAAGAAATAGGTGAAACACTATTGTGGGACCCCCATCCTGAAAATCGTGATAAAGTAATAGGATTATATCGAGATGCCAACTTAGCACAAAAGGAGAATTGGGATGAATATCTCGACTGGTTAACAGAAACAACTATAAAATTTAGAGTTATCTTTTCAAGAGTAATTAGGCAACTGGACTTCAATCGAGTGGTAGAAGAGGAACCAGAACATTTAGAAAATTATCTATAA
- a CDS encoding HAD family hydrolase: MPPNWCFKMIKIVSFDMDGTLVTSRYVERVWLEGVPTLYAQRHGIGMEEARKLVYDEYMSVGTRDLRWYDLSHWLGRFDLDIPHADLLNMYRQDVELYPETEEVLALLSEDFDLVVASNGATEFVEFELDGLRHHFREILSVTSTFGKVKDYPETFLDLCRHLGAKPEEVIHIGDHRYFDYEVPKEAGLAALYLDRERMESGPHVVHDLREAAERVRGM, from the coding sequence ATGCCCCCGAACTGGTGCTTCAAGATGATCAAGATCGTATCCTTCGACATGGATGGGACCCTCGTCACCTCGCGTTACGTCGAGAGGGTCTGGCTGGAGGGGGTCCCCACCCTCTACGCCCAGCGGCACGGGATCGGGATGGAGGAGGCCAGAAAGCTCGTATACGACGAGTATATGTCCGTCGGAACCCGGGACCTGCGCTGGTACGACCTCTCCCACTGGCTCGGCCGCTTCGACCTCGACATCCCCCACGCCGACCTCCTCAACATGTACCGGCAGGACGTCGAGCTCTACCCCGAGACCGAGGAGGTCCTCGCCCTCCTCAGCGAGGACTTCGACCTGGTCGTCGCCTCCAACGGCGCCACCGAGTTCGTGGAGTTCGAGCTCGACGGCCTCCGCCACCACTTCCGCGAGATCTTATCCGTCACCTCCACCTTCGGGAAGGTCAAAGACTACCCCGAGACCTTCCTCGACCTCTGCCGCCACCTCGGGGCGAAGCCCGAAGAGGTGATCCACATCGGCGACCACCGCTACTTCGACTACGAGGTCCCCAAGGAGGCGGGGCTCGCCGCCCTCTACCTCGACCGGGAGAGGATGGAGTCGGGGCCCCACGTCGTCCACGACCTCCGGGAGGCGGCGGAGCGGGTGAGGGGGATGTGA